In the genome of Botrytis cinerea B05.10 chromosome 13, complete sequence, one region contains:
- the Bcssn8 gene encoding Bcssn8 yields MAANYWESSQRKHWQFTREQLEDLRSKLEDEDQALVQAYPLPQLRHLSIYFNQQMTRLGKRLGVRQQAMATAQLYIRRFYSKVEIRKTNPYLVLATAVYLACKMEECPHHIRLVVSEGRGLWPEYFSNDTSRLGECEFFLISEMSSQMIVHHPYRSLTALQGTFSLTAEESNLAWSIVNDHYMTDLPLFYAPHTIAIMAILLALVLRPNATGIQSASGSSASNIASAAQAALTSAGQAKGGTPERQGGRTKVQKLASWLAESTIDVEAIVDCTQEMISFYEAQEHYNEKLTREQINRFIKARGLDK; encoded by the exons ATGGCTGCCAACTACTGGGAG TCAAGTCAACGAAAACACTGGCAGTTCACACGAGAACAATTGGAAGATTTACGATCCAAgcttgaggatgaggatcAAGCTCTCGTACAGGCATATCCTCTGCCACAACTCAGGCACTTGAGCATATATTTTAATCAAC AAATGACTCGTCTTGGAAAACGTCTCGGTGTGCGACAGCAAGCAATGGCCACGGcacaattatatattcgTCGGTTTTACTCAAAGgtcgaaattcgaaaaacGAATCCGTATTTGGTTCTAGCAACTGCAGTATATTTGGCGTGTAAAATGGAAGAATGCCCACATCATATCAGACTTGTGGTTAGTGAAGGTAGAGGATTATGGCCCG AATATTTTAGTAATGATACGTCGAGGCTTGGAGAAtgtgaattctttttaatctCCGAAATGAGTTCACAAATGATTGTCCATCATCCCTACAGAAGTTTGACTGCTCTTCAAGGGACTTTTTCCCTAACAGCAGAAGAATCCAATCTTGCTTGGTCTATTGTAAATGATCATTACATGACGGATTTACCTCTATTTTATGCACCACATACAATTGCTATTATGGCTATTCTTCTAGCGCTTGTACTTCGTCCAAATGCAACTGGAATTCAATCTGCTAGTGGTTCTTCGGCTAGCAATATTGCAAGTGCGGCACAAGCTGCATTAACGTCCGCTGGTCAAGCGAAAGGCGGAACTCCCGAGAGGCAAGGAGGAAGAACGAAAGTACAGAAATTAGCAAGTTGGCTTGCTGAAAGTACTATTGATGTCGAAGCGATCGTTGATTGCACGCAAGAAATGATATCATTTTATGAAGCTCAAGAACACTACAATGAAAAGCTTACAAGGGAACAGATAAATCGATTTATCAAAGCTCGAGGTTTGGATAAATGA